The Musa acuminata AAA Group cultivar baxijiao chromosome BXJ2-5, Cavendish_Baxijiao_AAA, whole genome shotgun sequence genomic interval ACCTGCTAAGGGAACCAAACAAAGCTGACTACTCGTGGCGCAACTTTCTGATGTTCTTAGGGCCAGTCATGTCAAAGACTTTGGGATTcttatatgattatttttaattaattatcattaatattttgatcatatatttttaaaatttatattgagattattatatttataaaaataaaatatttaatcatgtttctcttGATATCATTGATTCTGTCGACAGAAATATCGCATGTGCTCAATTGTAAATTCTATAATATTTTCACCAGCACACACAGTAAATGATGTgagaagaaatatgattaaatattttattttcataaatataaggatttcaatatattttttaaaaatataagaatcgagATGTTAAAAATAGTTAATTacagaaaataatatgtaaataatCTCTTATGTATGAATTTCCATTTATGAATAGCATCTTAATAGTATTGTTTGTCTATCAAATGTATTACTAAAATGTTCACAtgattttaattatatttgtttttcttAAACCAAATAGTTGGatgcatattttttttcttaaacattaTGGAGcgtttaaattatttaatgacaTTAATGATATATTGATTTCCTGAACAGGGTTTCTTTCCGGTTCCAATACAATGTCTGTTGGTCGACCAATTGATGAAGCTCTGTTTCTGTCTTTTCCCCTTAGATATTAAACTCCCCCATCTAAATCGAATGTGGATGAGTTTGTCTGATGGCAGTCTTCAAAGTAATAACTTGCAGCAATGTTTCAGCCTGCATTGCATTGCTTTGCTTTGCGTATTTTGTTGGTGGTGCCAATACTGATTCCTACAATTTAAATCTTAAGATTTAAATTCTCTTGACAATACCATGTACAATCATCATTAACACAACAATTGTCAATGTGGTACGAGCAATGATTCAAAATCAAACAGCAAGAGCTCACATTATCAGAGCATGTCAAGTAATACAACAGACTAATACAAAACATAATTTCTAGAGTGCACGGATAACACAAGAAATATTGCAGCGACGACCCGTAAACTCGAAGGATGCACAATGCTCAATTCATTACGAACAAGTAATATACTAATTTATCCACCAAAACTGTGGTCTTGTGAAAATTTCCAGCAACCAATGTCACTTGAAGACGCACCATCAGCCGGATGAATCTTTAATCCTGAGGCCATTACCTGTATAAATTTCAGTTTTCCAGTGCTGTGTTCTCAATCTTGTCAATCCTGAATGAGAAATTGCAGAAAAGTAAGAGACTGAACAAAATGTTTCCACCAAGGAATGTGATACTATTATTACCAAGTGAAAATATATAGTAAATCCGAGTACAATTGGAGCAGAGTGGAGACATGCAAGACAGTGAGTGGTGTTGAAGCAAAAGCATCCCTGTGAATGCAAATTTACAAAAGCTACCAACCATCACTCATTCATCAACTGCGATCCCACCTTATCATACAGACCAAAAACCATATATGATTGAACCGCAGAAAGTAGACACACACAGTAATGTGTCTGCATATAAAATTCTCAACTAAAATTTCTTACTTGATCTTTGTTATTAAAATATTTCCTCTGAAACTAGGGAACAGGTATCCATGAGAGAAGAAAAAACCCATAACTATTAGTTCCTTAAGTTATTTAGGGAGTGGAGCCAAAAAATGGCAAAATTTTGAACACACGACAATCCACAACAGTCATGCAATCAGCCAAGATAGAGCTACTTTATTTTCCAACAAAAAAGTCAATCAACACAAGAATAATATTAAACAGATAGGTGAAACTCACAGCCAGGAGAGCTATTATTAGCTTCCAACAAGAGAAAAACAATCAAGGGAAAAACATTATTAAACAATTAGGTTTAACTCAGATGGAAGAAACTAAGTACTAGAGTTTCACATACCATGTTTCTTCAATTGAAGGCACGACATAATATGTAAATTGTAACAACCATGCCATTTGCTGGAAATATTTCAGATTGCTTAGATTCAGAATGATAGGCATTTTCTATTCTTTTGTGCTAGTCAGGCTTTTTTATTGTCCTTATTTTAGTGGGTTGTACAAATCCTATCCTTGAATTTAATAAGCATCCTAAAATCTTGACAGATCCAATCATCACTGCTGCCAAGACTGAGAAGATCCCATGAGTAGTGATTGTTCGACTCTTGAGTTGGATAGTTAACAGATTTTATCAGTTTGACATTTAAGGTCAAATATTGTTTGAAACTCACTAAAGTTTGATCTAATTAGGTTTACAAGTTTGATTTTGAAATTCTCCCTGCCTTTAGGCTGTTTCGCTCACAATTGAGAGATTAAGCTACTAAACAGTATTTTCGCAAGATCAAACTTAAAATTCGCTTCTGCAACTTTTAATAGTGATTAAAATGCAGAAAAGAGATAATCTAGAatatcaaattaaaacataaaagtCGTACGAATCAAAACTTAGAAATAAAAGCTAATGCTGGACATGATTTAATATCTTCACCCATACATGAGAGAATTACAAGGACGGACTTTGTTACAACAATAAGGTTGCTCCTTAACACTCTGGGAGACCAAGATTCGAATCATGGAAGCAGCTTCTCTATATTTAAAGATAAGGTTTCATAAATTGACCCTCCCCAAGCAACTTCTCTATTATCATTGTTTGTAGAAATAGCTAATTATGTCAAAAGAGAATGAACTACCAAACTAGATTGTCAGAATGCATAGAAGAAATGGTCCATGGTGATAATGTGCTAGTGCTAATCAAAAGCACTCTGTGCAAGCATAAGCGCAAAACAACTATCAAATAAAGCTTCTTCCGAATTATGCTTGACATGTGGCCAAACTCAAAAGTTTTTTATGTTATGCAACAAAACATATAGCAAAGAGAATTCTCACATCTGATCACAAGTCAAGTAAACCAAAATGATGGACAAAAAATTCTAAAGACCAACAATTATGTATAACACATAAAGCAATTCTATTATAAGCAACAGAAGAGAAGATTTGATAACCAGACCTCGGAGAAGCCTGAGCAGTATCTGGCCTCCTCCAAGCACCATTTGTGCGGTTCTCGGGCGATCTTCCAGCTCCATTGGCCACCCCAAATCCCCTCTTGTCAAAAGACCTTTCGAGCTGCGCATCCTGGATCTTAGAGGCCTCCAGCTTCTCGTCAATCTGCTTCCAGTCCTGCCCCTTATCTGCCAATACTTCTTCGCGTGGCCGAGCCTGTCCGAACGGGTTTGAACCCCTGCTCTTCTTCTCCATCGTAGATCCCTCGTCCTGCTTGCCTTGGACTTGTTCCCCATTGCTCAACGGCAAAGAGCGCGGCTGCAGCACAAGCCGACGCCTTCCGCCGCTGCCTATTTCGTCCTCCCTCCTCCAAATGTCGGAATCTCCGAAATCCTTCTTCCTCCCCCATGTTTCCGAATCGGCTCCGCCGCTGTTGGATCCTTCCCTTTTGAACATCTCGAAACCGCCGCCGCCCCCACCGATCCTCCGCCCCTCAGCCGGCGGCGCGGTGCTCTTGCTCGATATCCATGTATCCGATTCGTCCGCCCTCGACTGCGAGTCAAAGAAGCTCCCTCCACCGCCCCTCTCCCTTCTTTCCAAGGCCACGGACTTCTTCGCTGCGCCCCAGTCGTCGATCTCGTCGGCGCGAGACGGTAACAGATCACGGTTGGATCCACCGCCTGCTCCGCCGAAGCCATCCGTCCTCGGATCGTCGGAATCCCTAGACGAGCCCCAGCGGGTAGGGCCGGAGTCCTCTCCGGAGACGGAGGCCCGGCCGCGGGCTCCGCCGTAGGAGGAGTAGCCAAAGCCGCGGGAGGAGGAGCGCTCGAGCTCCTCGGCAGAGCGCTCTCGGGGGCcggtggggaggaggaggagctcgTCCCGCGTGAGGCCCTTGGAGGAGGACGAGAGGGGGCGGTCACCGGCGCCGTGGGAGACGGGCTTGCCGGTGGTGAACTCGGCAAGGGTAAGGGCctgcgccttcttcttcttcttcttggaggtACTGGAGGCGGCAGCGGCGAGGGAGGGGAAGTCCTGTTGTTGAGAGGCCACGGAGGAGAAGACATCATCGTCCCTATCTTTGGCCACGGCCATGGCGCTCTCGTGTTCCTCGACGTCCAACGCCCAGGCGCTCGGTTTCGCCCAAGCCGACACGGACGCCACCATCCTTACTCGCCCCTCCCTTCCGTTCTGCTTGTTTCCTCCCTCTCCACGAGCTTTTAAGTGGCGAATGGACGGCTGAGAAGCGTTCGGGTCGCAAAGGGCGGTGTGCTCTACGTTTTCTCGGGTCGTCGTCTTCTTTTACCATCTTCTAAAAACCATCCATcgatttttttctaaattatgagacCTTTTTCCAAACTTTGAATCTTATctgtcgtatatatatatatatatatatatatatatatatatatatatatatatatatatatatatatatatataagtcatcTTCAAGCTTAAACAATCAAAATTTACTCTTACAAGTATAAATAAAAACCATGACATCTAATTATTAGAGTTGATAATATATATTGTGGGGAGAAAAAGCCCATCCAACATCATTCAAATTTAACACATGATTAGCTCCGTTCGTTCGTCACTATCAATAGAATCCACCTCGAGGAGGGAAGATCTCAACTCTCTCGTTTTGACATCTTTATATTACTATCTCAGTCTAGACATGTAGGCAAAACATGGTGCCGCATGAAGATCAAATCTGCACCTATTCGATCCACATTAGCCTTTATCTCCTGTTACgtgtgttggtgaacaaatgtgtcatGACTGGTGAATCAGCATAGCCTGGTCCACGAGTCGATGTCGGAAGTTTTTTGTCggctgagctggatgccgaggtcgaccGGGCCCTCGTGACAGGGTGTTGATCAGCATTCCTCAGTGTGCCGATCCAAGCACCGTTATGTCGAGCCACGTCTCTCCGTCTCCGGGGTGATTGGCATCACGTCTTCGTATACTGAATGACGATTTCTGAGTTGAGACGCTCGCAGGTCGTGGGCGATCGCTTTCCTGCAAAGATGGTCTTCGTCGGATGATTCCCGACTTTAGCCCCTCTAACGAGCAAGTCAATGGAGTGTTCAATTGATTTTGTCTCTCTCCCTCTTGGCCAGATACCGGctagaggtctttatattactgtacaTGAGTCGGTCGTACGCGGGTTGGCGTGGTGGACATGCCAAACAGTGCCTTGATATGGATTCTGACTTGACGTGTCTTGAGGGCGACGTGACGTGCCAACCAGCGCCTTAGTATGATATCTAACTCGGCGTGGGGGCGACGTCGTCTCGGGATTCCCGGGACACGACATGCCAAGCAGCGTCTTAGTACAGATTTTGTCCTAACGTGTCTTGAGGCTAAAATATGCCGTATGAACGTGCAACACAAAAACCCTGAAAGCTTGATCTATGGCACCGTAGAAGGTTAGCTATGTTTCTTGTTACTGCACCACTGCCATTGCTCGCACATCTCTTCTCCACATTGGAGTTGACATAACTCGTTCTCTCATGAGACGACATCGCAACTCGAGCCTCAGAGGGTGTCACTGAGAGATCATTAACTCCTTTTTTCAATTTTGTAATCTTCATACGAAATAAATTGTTCGAGAGTCAAATTCATTCTTCGGCAGACCCCACAGCAAAGCAAATGCTTCCCACATTGTCCTGTGTGCACCTGAGAATGTGGTAACACAAAGCAGAGGAATGAATGAACCTGATGGATACCATCTGCAGATTAATAAACCATCTTTACTTGAGGAAAATACTTGACGCTTTTTATTTTTGGCAATCCCTTTTTCCCACTCTGTCGTCCGATTTTGCTTAATGTCACAATTCGTCTTGCGATGTTATCTGTCGCTCGATATTTAATATCACTctacaaagagaaaaatattgCTCGAGGAAGTAATCGCTCATCCCTCAACACCGTTCGTCAAATCATGatcatcttaaatatttttaaattatataaaattataataatatattattatgatcctatcaataataaagatcatgATCTTAATATAATCTTCTACATTATGAAAtagtttaataaatatttttttttatatttattattaattaaaaaaactaTGTAATCGTCATATTTTATattcattatcaataaaaattcagTTAACCATTTCTTCTTATAGTACGAGAGCCATAGTTGCTCCAaccaatttttttctttaattctcTTTTTACTATTATTGCCATGTACCTTTTTATTTACGAAGATAATATTGTAAGCTGTTTCGGATATATGACGAAGACCAGTTTCATGAAATATCATTTTCCATTATTCATTTTTCACCAAAGAAATAAACAAATTAAGCAGTCATTTAAAACaaatttaagttgtttgttttgtGTTAATCTGAATTTTATCAAAGATTAAATACGACgccaatatacatacatacatactaaAAGCTTTTCACCAAATTTAAAATGTAAActtcaaaataatattatatatatatataataagctgTAATTCGAATCCACTCAAACAAAGATGATGGCTGGCTATACATTGAATGCCGACCATTTATCAAGGGGGTCCCATTTCTGTGGCCAGTTGACGGATGACTACTGTTGGGGATTATTAGAGTTATTGCCCCAGAAAAAAACAACAAAAGGCAAAGGGGCCTTAAATTATTAGGTCAtgaatcaaaagcttacattacaTTTAACACCCGACGACCGTTCTCGAGCACCGATCGACCATCCAATAATATAATCGAACAGGTTAAGTTTCAATATCGGAGTGATATATCAGTCAGACTAAACATCGAGTCTTTGAGGTTGCCCGTAATCTAACCTATTAATGAAACTTTACCGACGTCACATCAAAGGTACTTCTCAAAGTTGCGTGGCTTATTTGAAATGCCCGTCTCTATCTTGCTACCTAAAACAAATTAGACTCAGATGTACGACATGAATTATTCTTAGCAAGATTCCTAAAGAAGTCTCATCCGTCCATCGCCACCAACTGTCCCAGTAACTGCACTGCATCTTCGAGTTAGATCATAATCGAGGCGATATAGGAGAGGAGTCGAAGAAGACGGACGCAACTGCTTGCAGTCTTTTGGAAGTACATTCTTCTGGAACCCAACAGTCTCTCAGACTTGAATCTGTGATGAAAAGAGGTAActtgattttgacgatgaaacacaTATGAGTTGGTCGTTTATTTAGGTATAGTTGATGTTCCAGGGCGATAGAAAGGCTATGGGGAGACTCAGGTTCTGATGAtgtaaacaaacaaacaaacataaGCACACGATTACAATCTAGGTTGAGTTTATTGTTTTGACCAGAAGCTAAATTGCACGCATGCATGAGGATAAACGTAGATACAGGGAGCAAGTGTGTGCACTGCTGAACGGGGGTAACAGCTTCAAACAAATGGTGGTAATAGGAGCTTGCATTTATGTGGTTGAGGCAAATGGAGGACACGAGAGGGCGCGCCGTGGGTTCGTCGACAACCTCAAGCCTGTCCCTTGACCGGGTAGCGGTCGACGCAGTCGGCCCAGGGGTTGCAGCGCCCGCGGCTGCCCTGGTGCACCGGCGGGACGTCTCGGAGCGCACGCCACACCGCGCTGTTGCACTTGAACCCGGACCCGAAGCCGATCTGCCACACGCGGTTACCCCGGCGCACTCGGCCCTTAGCCTCCGCGTACGCCAGCTCGTACCACAGCGAGCTGCTGCTGGTGTTGCCGAAGCGGTGCAGCACGCTACGGGAGGGCTCCATGTCCGCGGATCCCAGCCCCAGGTTCTTCTGTATCTCCTCGAGCACCGCCCGCCCCCCGGCGTGCACGCAGAAGTGCTCGAATGCTCGCCGGAAGTCCGGTATGTAGGGCCGCACGCCCCTCAGCCTCAGCACCCGTCGACCCAGTAGCGATGCCAGGAACTTGAGCTGCTCCGACAAGGGCAGCACCAGGGGTCCCAGCGTGGTGATGTTGGTCTTGAGTGCGTCCCCGGCCACGGCCATCAGCTCCCTGGCCAGAGACACTCCGATCGCCCCGCGGCCGTCTTCCCGCTGGTACACGCACCCGTAGCAGCTGTCGTCCGCCCCCTTGTGCGTCCGCACGGTGTGTACCAGCCGGTACTTGGCCCGCCCCGCGTCCGCCCGCCGGTTCGACAGTAGCATGGCGGCGCCACCCATCCGGAAGATGCAGTTGGACAGCAGCATGGAGCGGTCGTTGCCGAAGTACCAGTTGAGCGTGATGTTTTCCGTGCTCAGCACGACGGCGTAGGAGTTGGGGTTCGCCTGGAGAAGGTCCTTGGCGAGGTCGATGGAGATAAGCCCCGCGCTGCAGCCCATGCCGCCCAGGTTGAAGCTCTTCACGTCCTCCCGCATCTTGTAGCGGTTGACGATCATAGACGCCAGCGACGGCGTCGGGTTGAACAGGCTGCAGTTGACGATGAGTATGCGGACGTCACGCCGCGGGTCGACACCCGTGGCCTCGAAGAGGGCGTCGAGGCAACCAAACATGACGGCCTCCGCCTCCAACCGAGCTTCCGCCATGCACAGCCGAGGCGGCCGCGCCTGCACTCCGGGCGGCAGATACGTCTCGTCCCCCAGCCCTGACCGCATCGTGATCTTTGTCTGGAAGCCGAGTGACTCCTCCGTGAATACGCCGGTGCAGTCGGTCATCTCCAGGAACCCCTCTTTGGAGATCTTGTGCTCGTCGTCGGGCTTGTAGCAAGCGAACTCCACCAGGTAGACGGGGCGCGGCCGCTTCAAGTAGTAGGCGGCGAGCAAGACCAGGGCGACCACCGCGGAGCCGAGTCCGGTGGCGGGGTCGATGGAGAGCCGGGCCGGCGTGGTCACGAGTATCCGGTCGAGCCGGATCGTGGCGGCGAGGGCCGAAAATAGGAGGGGCACCAGCAGGTAAGCGGTGGGGATGGTGGTGTAGCCCAGGCCGAGCTTGACGTACTTGAGGTTGATAGACTGGAGGAAGTCCGGCAGACGGCGGCGGATCTTGATGACGATGGAGGTATCCCTGAAGGCCATTTCGGCCGTCAGGCGCTCGCGATCCATCacggcgggctcagcggccgccgtATCCATCCTAACAACAACGGCTAAACAAAAGGCAGAGTGGAACGAACCTATACACGCATATAACCTCACAAGCAAAAAAGTAGTGGTACTCCGAAAAaggattgcattatcataagaagATAGAAGATATATAGAGAACGTCGTCAGCAGAAACGACAGTTGGTCGACGCAGTTAGAAAACGGAGGCGAGAGTAGCAGCCGTATTAAATGGGTATAGGTGGGGGCTTGCATGGTCTTGCCGACCCCAGTGGCAATAGGTGCGAGGGGTCAACCGGCAGCTGGGCTGAAACCAAGAGACGAAAGGGAGGAAATAGGTGAAACGGGTGGCCAATATTAATGGGAGGTCAGGCAAAAGGACGGGGCTGATCGCTCAACCACCGGGAAGGAGGCTGGGGAATTAAAATCCCACAGCTACGCAGACGCGTACAGATTGCTTCTCTGATTGATTCCGGGGTATGACTCCAGCGATCGTCGTCGCTTCGGGGCAACGTCCCCCTTGTCCGCCAAATAAATGAGCCCCTCTTCACCAATTGACTTATGTCGAAGCCCTAACATCCTGCAGATCTGACTCGAATCCAATTGCTTGACCGGTATAAGGGACCTGTGCCACGGTTTAAGCGGAGCGAGCCAGTGCGAAAGCAGGTCGGGTTCGTATGATTTCAAAGAGACCTGTTACGCACGTCTGGCCCATCATCAACGACTGTGTTCGTAATGGACCACGATTGGTAAAAGGGAACCGAGGCCTAACCTATCTTGACCCATTACCATTCTTTCAAGGGATGCGTACGCGTATGGAAGGCATCCACAACTTTGGCGTCTGAACTTAAAACGTATCTTGAATCATTCAGATGGCTAGTTTCTTTATTACGCATCATGTTCGCAATCAAAGAGTATTTAAGCTTGTCGGATATGTCAACTCCATGAGGATTGGCGGACAAAATGGTCACTGCATTACATTTGCCCCTACGTAAATTTCAACCCAAAGTTGCGGCCTTTAATCCGAATGTTGCTTTTATGTGGCATACTATTGGCAGATTCGGAGTTGCACATGTCTCCCATTGATTGCATGCAATAGTCTGCACCACATCACCGCGGCATCTTCTTCCTCTCTGCTCTCCACACGCTGTTCATCTTCTCGATGAATTCCTCCGCTCTCTTCCTCAGCTCATCATCTTCCCCGTTGGAATCGTCACCGTTCTTTTCGTCTGGCCCTCCAAAACCGGATGTTGACGGCGCTGGTCCGCGCACTCTGTCATCATCGTCTATGGTCGGAAGGCTGCGCTCGGTCACACCATTGCTGCTGCTAATTAGCAGAAGAATGGCTACGATGAGGTGGCAGACGCAGAAGGATAGGAAAGAGGTAGAAGCTGATCGAGGCATCAACTCTTCCTCGCAAGATAACATCATGGTAAACGATGGGGGAAGGTTTTCGTTGGCATCAGGTTAAA includes:
- the LOC103984782 gene encoding uncharacterized protein LOC103984782, coding for MMLSCEEELMPRSASTSFLSFCVCHLIVAILLLISSSNGVTERSLPTIDDDDRVRGPAPSTSGFGGPDEKNGDDSNGEDDELRKRAEEFIEKMNSVWRAERKKMPR
- the LOC135612309 gene encoding 3-ketoacyl-CoA synthase 1-like, coding for MDTAAAEPAVMDRERLTAEMAFRDTSIVIKIRRRLPDFLQSINLKYVKLGLGYTTIPTAYLLVPLLFSALAATIRLDRILVTTPARLSIDPATGLGSAVVALVLLAAYYLKRPRPVYLVEFACYKPDDEHKISKEGFLEMTDCTGVFTEESLGFQTKITMRSGLGDETYLPPGVQARPPRLCMAEARLEAEAVMFGCLDALFEATGVDPRRDVRILIVNCSLFNPTPSLASMIVNRYKMREDVKSFNLGGMGCSAGLISIDLAKDLLQANPNSYAVVLSTENITLNWYFGNDRSMLLSNCIFRMGGAAMLLSNRRADAGRAKYRLVHTVRTHKGADDSCYGCVYQREDGRGAIGVSLARELMAVAGDALKTNITTLGPLVLPLSEQLKFLASLLGRRVLRLRGVRPYIPDFRRAFEHFCVHAGGRAVLEEIQKNLGLGSADMEPSRSVLHRFGNTSSSSLWYELAYAEAKGRVRRGNRVWQIGFGSGFKCNSAVWRALRDVPPVHQGSRGRCNPWADCVDRYPVKGQA
- the LOC135612308 gene encoding eukaryotic translation initiation factor 4B3-like encodes the protein MVASVSAWAKPSAWALDVEEHESAMAVAKDRDDDVFSSVASQQQDFPSLAAAASSTSKKKKKKAQALTLAEFTTGKPVSHGAGDRPLSSSSKGLTRDELLLLPTGPRERSAEELERSSSRGFGYSSYGGARGRASVSGEDSGPTRWGSSRDSDDPRTDGFGGAGGGSNRDLLPSRADEIDDWGAAKKSVALERRERGGGGSFFDSQSRADESDTWISSKSTAPPAEGRRIGGGGGGFEMFKREGSNSGGADSETWGRKKDFGDSDIWRREDEIGSGGRRRLVLQPRSLPLSNGEQVQGKQDEGSTMEKKSRGSNPFGQARPREEVLADKGQDWKQIDEKLEASKIQDAQLERSFDKRGFGVANGAGRSPENRTNGAWRRPDTAQASPRIDKIENTALEN